The following are encoded together in the Trichomycterus rosablanca isolate fTriRos1 chromosome 19, fTriRos1.hap1, whole genome shotgun sequence genome:
- the cdaa gene encoding cytidine deaminase a — MANVNWSPEDLIKKSHQAKEFAYSLYSKFRVGAALLTHNGTVFTGCNVENSCYNLGICAERVTIAKAVSEGHQNFKAIAIASDMVDNFISPCGGCRQFMREFGLQWDVYLTKPDGSFKKMTVEELLPVSFGPDDLKYERKQIKSN; from the exons ATGGCAAATGTCAACTGGAGTCCTGAAGATCTGATCAAAAAATCTCACCAAGCAAAGGAATTTGCCTACAGTCTATACAGCAAGTTCAGAGTTGGAGCAGCACTGCTTACACATAATGGGACTGTGTTCACTG GATGCAACGTAGAAAACAGCTGTTATAATCTGGGCATCTGTGCTGAGAGGGTCACTATCGCCAAGGCTGTGTCAGAGGGACATCAAAACTTCAAAGCCATTGCTATAGCCAG TGACATGGTGGACAACTTTATCTCACCATGTGGTGGCTGCAGACAGTTCATGAGAGAG TTTGGCCTGCAGTGGGATGTTTATTTGACAAAACCAGATGGCTCTTTTAAGAAGATGACTGTGGAGGAGCTCCTTCCAGTCTCATTTGGACCTGATGATCTTAAATATGAAAGGAAACAGATAAAAagcaattag
- the LOC134333129 gene encoding trypsin I-P1-like, protein MAYMWGIVTLFLIIPTPDLLAQRIIGGQEVVPHSIKYQASLQYDRTHYCGGTLIHQQWVVSAAHCWRPSSIIQVVLSAHNLAAEDGSEQVFNVSKIIYNPTYNLKTYNGDIMLLKLSRPAVLNSYVQPAPIPDDTTAPLDASTKCTVSGWGVTRIYSFYLSPVLRAVDVDFIPNCYYYYSVRVNENMICAGSRFGGKDSCQGDSGGPLMCNGMLEGIVSWGIGCANPYYPGVYTKLRNYQKWITGVINSNTNDNNNK, encoded by the exons ATGGCTTATATGTGGGGCATAGTGACTCTTTTCCTAATCATACCAACTCCAG ACTTACTGGCACAGAGGATCATTGGAGGCCAAGAGGTCGTTCCTCACTCCATAAAGTACCAAGCGTCCCTTCAATATGACAGAACGCACTACTGCGGTGGAACCCTGATTCATCAGCAGTGGGTGGTATCTGCTGCCCACTGCTGGAGGCC GAGTAGCATCATTCAGGTTGTATTGAGTGCTCACAACCTTGCTGCTGAGGATGGATCTGAGCAAGTGTTCAATGTGTCCAAGATCATATACAACCCAACCTACAACCTGAAAACATACAACGGTGACATCATGCTCCTCAAG CTAAGCCGTCCAGCCGTGCTAAACTCATATGTGCAGCCGGCACCTATTCCAGATGACACTACAGCTCCGCTGGATGCCAGCACCAAGTGTACAGTGAGTGGCTGGGGTGTCACACGGATCTACAGCTTCTACCTGTCGCCTGTGCTGCGTGCTGTTGATGTGGATTTCATCCCCAactgctattactactactctGTCAGAGTTAATGAAAACATGATCTGTGCTGGCTCTCGCTTTGGCGGAAAAGACTCTTGCCAG GGTGACTCAGGTGGACCCCTCATGTGCAACGGCATGCTGGAAGGCATTGTGTCCTGGGGCATTGGTTGTGCCAATCCCTACTACCCAGGCGTCTACACCAAACTGAGAAACTACCAAAAATGGATCACTGGGGTCATCAACAGCAACACAAATgacaacaataacaaataa
- the LOC134333060 gene encoding agmatinase, mitochondrial-like, whose amino-acid sequence MLKLVKLRVGAFRCSSAVRIKCAGQSVNGGTYLRRQMSSNRYNVPPSAEHVARVSGIATMAKLPYQSTAEGLDAAFIGVPIDTGTSNRPGARFGPRQIRAESAMLRLYSGTGAAPYESLNVADIGDVNVNLYDLKDTCKRIREAYRKVLTTGCIPLTLGGDHTISYPILQAVAERHGPVGLVHVDAHADTGDVLLGEKIGHGTPFRRCVEEGLLDCKRVVQIGLRGTGYSPDGYTWSRDQGFRVVRVEECWHKSLVPLMAEVQAQMGTGPVYISFDIDALDPAYAPGTGTPEIAGLTPVQGLEIIRGCRGLNIIGCDLVEVAPPYDTTGNTALTAANLLFEMLCVLPKIKYP is encoded by the exons ATGTTGAAGTTAGTAAAGCTGCGTGTTGGTGCGTTTCGGTGCAGCTCTGCAGTTCGGATTAAATGTGCAGGACAGAGTGTGAATGGAGGAACTTATCTGAGGAGACAGATGTCCAGTAACCGGTACAACGTTCCACCGAGTGCTGAGCATGTAGCACGAGTGTCTGGAATCGCCACCATGGCCAAGTTACCCTATCAGTCCACAGCCGAGGGTCTGGACGCTGCATTCATCGGAGTGCCCATCGATACTGGCACCTCTAACCGACCTGGTGCAAG GTTTGGCCCTCGTCAGATCAGGGCAGAATCTGCCATGCTGAGGCTTTACAGTGGTACAGGTGCAGCACCCTATGAGTCCCTGAATGTTGCAGACATTGGTGATGTCAACGTCAACTTGTATGACCTCAAAGACACCTGCAAACGGATCCGGGAGGCATACCGCAAAGTCCTCACAACCGGCTGTATACCCCTTACACTGG gGGGCGATCATACAATATCGTACCCGATTCTACAGGCGGTAGCAGAAAG ACACGGTCCGGTGGGTTTGGTTCATGTGGATGCTCATGCTGACACCGGTGATGTACTTCTGGGGGAGAAGATTGGACATGGCACTCCATTTAGGCGATGCGTGGAGGAGGGACTGCTGGACTGTAAGCGTGTGGTTCAGATCGGCCTCAGAGGAACCGGCTACTCACCTGACGGCTACACATGGAGCAGAGATCAG GGATTCCGTGTGGTGCGGGTTGAGGAGTGTTGGCACAAATCTTTAGTGCCACTCATGGCTGAGGTTCAGGCTCAAATGGGCACAGGACCTGTATACATCAGCTTTGATATTGATGCGTTGGATCCTGCGTATGCCCCTGGCACCGGGACACCTGAGATTGCTGGCCTCACACCTGTTCAG GGGTTGGAGATCATTCGTGGCTGCCGAGGTCTAAACATTATAGGCTGTGATTTGGTGGAAGTCGCCCCACCATACGACACTACAG GAAACACTGCTCTGACTGCTGCTAACCTGCTTTTTGAAATGCTGTGTGTCCTTCCAAAGATCAAATATCCCTGA
- the zmp:0000001088 gene encoding trypsin codes for MNLLVLFLGFFLEILTATSQQMMQGRIIGGFAPAPYSIKYMVSIQTIIGQHFCGGTLINKYWVLTAAHCNVGAGNMRIVTGDYSVSVYEGTEQYRMPHLLIPHPQYNKTSNNADIMLIKLQTPVLVNNYVSPAPLPRQGANMSEGRVCRVSGWGFTTPNGGIPASLHTAMVPIVSSTRCNSTDSYNGNITENMICAGYAEGGTDACSGDSGGPLVCEGRVYGIVSWGNSCADPQYPGVYTSVAKFRKWIDDTIFSFYGNCVKN; via the exons ATGAATCTGCTGGTTTTATTTCTTGGCTTTTTCCTGGAAATCCTCACTGCCACCT CTCAGCAGATGATGCAAGGTCGAATAATAGGTGGCTTTGCCCCTGCACCCTACTCCATCAAGTACATGGTGTCCATACAGACCATTATTGGACAGCACTTCTGTGGAGGCACTCTAATTAACAAGTACTGGGTGCTGACGGCAGCACACTGCAATGTAGG TGCAGGTAACATGAGGATTGTGACGGGAGATTACTCTGTAAGTGTATAcgaaggaacagaacagtaccGCATGCCACATCTCCTAATCCCTCATCCCCAGTACAACAAAACCAGCAACAATGCAGATATCATGCTCATTAAG TTGCAAACCCCAGTACTCGTGAATAACTATGTGTCTCCGGCACCACTGCCCCGACAGGGAGCCAACATGTCAGAGGGACGTGTGTGCCGAGTGTCCGGCTGGGGATTCACCACTCCTAATGGGGGCATCCCTGCATCTCTGCACACAGCCATGGTACCCATTGTGTCCAGCACCAGGTGCAACAGCACTGACTCCTACAACGGCAACATCACAGAGAATATGATATGCGCCGGCTATGCTGAAGGAGGGACGGATGCGTGCAGT GGTGACTCTGGCGGGCCGCTGGTGTGTGAAGGTCGGGTCTATGGGATCGTCTCTTGGGGAAACAGTTGTGCAGATCCTCAGTATCCAGGCGTTTACACCTCTGTGGCCAAGTTTCGCAAGTGGATCGACGACACTATCTTCAGCTTTTATGGAAACTGTGTCAAGAACTAG
- the pink1 gene encoding serine/threonine-protein kinase PINK1, mitochondrial has protein sequence MSVKHALSRGLELGRSLLQLGILKPAARVAIKFRGERLRVPHPGRTVQPRTFLPARYRYYRTSLSGIAAQLQSAGVRRFFGGGPPRNRAVSLAFGVGLCLIDQQLEDNRRSATTCQEIQALFRKKKHQTPLKPFTSGYKLEDYKIGTQIGKGCNAAVYEAAAPFAPLAQGSKISLVELEKNGEESNITAPIRCSSAGRYPLAMKIMWNIGAGSSSDAIFKSMSHELVPAIPQALMKEKSELVLSGHFGTIPKRVTPHPNIITVYRAFTDDVPLLPGAVEEYPAALPARLNPTGLGNNRTLFLVMKNYPCTLRQYLDVCVPGHRHATMMLLQLLEGVDHLCRQGIAHRDLKSDNILLELDFNGCPRLVISDFGCCLAEEGLGLKLPYNSSWVSKGGNSSLMAPEVAKANPEPDTVIDYSKADAWAVGAIAYEIFGQSNPFYSPTNLESHGKERELPPLHADVPAHVHLVVKLLLRRNPNKRSSARVAANILHLSLWGTQALTTLNPSSMAKIAEWLLCQSAVVLLRGCGHVASSVETELQRGFLANLNLGELRMAVVYLMLDGYFRQAELSKEALHDVKLLK, from the exons ATGTCGGTTAAACACGCTCTCAGTCGCGGGTTGGAGCTGGGCAGGTCGCTTCTCCAGTTGGGAATCCTGAAACCTGCCGCCCGAGTGGCGATAAAGTTCCGCGGTGAGCGACTGCGCGTACCTCATCCAGGCCGCACCGTACAGCCTCGGACTTTCCTGCCTGCTCGGTACCGCTATTACCGCACCTCCCTCAGCGGCATTGCCGCTCAACTCCAGTCAGCCGGTGTTAGACGATTTTTCGGGGGCGGCCCTCCTAGAAACAGAGCCGTGTCTCTGGCTTTCGGAGTCGGGTTGTGTTTGATAGATCAGCAGCTGGAGGACAACCGGAGGAGCGCAACGACATGTCAGGAAATTCAG GCACTATTCAGGAAGAAGAAGCACCAGACACCTCTAAAACCATTCACGTCTGGATATAAACTAGAGGATTATAAAATTGGGACGCAGATAGGAAAAGGCTGCAATGCTGCTGTGTACGAGGCCGCTGCGCCATTTGCACCCCTTGCACAGGGCAGCAAGATTTCCCTGGTGGAGCTGGAAAAAAATGGAGAAGAAAGCAACATCACAGCACCCATAAGATGCTCCAGCGCAGGCAGATATCCACTGGCTATGAAAATCATGTGGAATATTGGG GCAGGTTCCTCTAGTGATGCGATATTTAAATCCATGTCCCATGAGCTGGTACCTGCAATCCCTCAGGCTTTGATGAAGGAAAAAAGTGAGCTAGTACTGAGTGG CCATTTTGGGACGATTCCCAAGAGGGTGACGCCTCATCCTAACATCATCACAGTGTACAGAGCTTTCACTGATGATGTGCCACTGCTGCCAGGTGCTGTAGAGGAGTACCCTGCAGCACTGCCTGCCAGACTTAACCCCACCGGCCTGGGCAACAACCGGACACTCTTCCTCGTCATGAAGAA TTACCCGTGTACGCTGCGCCAGTACCTGGATGTTTGTGTGCCAGGTCACAGACATGCCACGATGATGTTGCTGCAGCTGCTAGAAGGTGTGGATCACCTGTGCAGACAGGGCATCGCACACAGAGACCTCAAATCAGACAACATCCTCCTGGAATTAGACTTCA ATGGCTGCCCCAGGCTGGTCATCTCTGACTTTGGCTGCTGCCTGGCAGAGGAGGGTTTGGGCCTAAAGCTGCCCTACAACAGCAGCTGGGTGAGCAAAGGGGGGAACTCCAGCCTCATGGCACCTGAG GTTGCCAAGGCCAATCCTGAACCAGATACTGTGATTGACTACAGTAAGGCGGACGCTTGGGCAGTGGGGGCCATCGCCTATGAGATCTTTGGACAATCCAACCCGTTCTACAGCCCAACAAACCTGGAAAGTCATGGAAAGGAGAGGGAGCTGCCACCACTGCATGCTGATGTTCCAGCACATGTGCACCTGGTGGTGAAACTGCTTCTGCGACGGAACCCTAACAAG cGTTCCAGTGCTCGCGTAGCTGCCAATATCCTGCACCTCAGCTTGTGGGGCACACAGGCACTGACCACCCTAAATCCATCCAGCATGGCGAAGATAGCTGAGTGGCTGCTGTGCCAGTCAGCTGTGGTGCTTCTTAGGGGCTGTGGGCATGTAGCCAGTTCAGTGGAGACTGAGCTTCAGAGAGGATTCCTCGCCAACCTGAACCTGGGGGAGCTCAGAATGGCAGTAGTTTACCTTATGTTGGACGGCTACTTTAGACAAGCAGAACTGTCTAAAGAAGCACTACATGATGTTAAGCTACTGAAGTAA